The Deinococcus seoulensis genome contains the following window.
CGTCGAGGTGCTCGGGACTGGTGATGGTGTGGGGTGTACGGGGGCGCAGGCCGGTCTTCTGGATGATGTCGGCGATCCGCGCGGGGGGCAGGTCAGCCAGGAAGAGTTTGCCTACGTCACTGCAGTACAGCGGCGCGATGGAGCCGGGAGTGGTAAACATGCGGACCATGCTGAGCGGTTCGAGTTGGCTGAGGTACATGGCGCTGGTGCCATACAGTTCGGCCAGATGCGCGGTTTCCCCGGTGAGGTCAACGAGGTCTTGAAGGTAGGGCCGGACGCGCCGGACAAGGTCGTAACGCAGGTAGAGGGAGCGGCTGATCTCGACGATTTCCGGGCCGATGTCGTACCGTTTGCTGTTGAGATCCTGGTGAATGTAGCCGTTGGCGGCCAGGGTCTGGATGATGCGGTGGATGGTGCTGGGTGCGAGGCCGGCGGCCTGGGAGAGTTCCGCGATGCTCAGTGGACGTTGGGCGTCCACGATGGTGTTGATCAGGGTCAGGGCCCGTTCGATGCTCTGGACGTTTTCACTCATGTGGTGGCTACCTCAAGCTTGGAACATCATGAGGCTCCGGGGTGAGTGCATCTGACCGTAGAGGGTATCGATGAAGGCGGCCCGCTGGTCAGGGTGGATGCGTTCACGAACCGTCCGCACAGCCTCGTCACCGTGCCAGTAGGAGGCGATGAACGGCCCACGGAAGCTGTACGAGGCGAACCGGATGCGGCCATCGATCCAGACGGGCTGCCCGTAACTGGTGTCTCGCAGGAACGCGCGGACGCGGTCTTCACTCCAGCCGGCCCCCATCTGGTACCACGCG
Protein-coding sequences here:
- a CDS encoding IclR family transcriptional regulator; translated protein: MSENVQSIERALTLINTIVDAQRPLSIAELSQAAGLAPSTIHRIIQTLAANGYIHQDLNSKRYDIGPEIVEISRSLYLRYDLVRRVRPYLQDLVDLTGETAHLAELYGTSAMYLSQLEPLSMVRMFTTPGSIAPLYCSDVGKLFLADLPPARIADIIQKTGLRPRTPHTITSPEHLDVALQVVREQGYAEDDEEREIGVRCVSAPILNGAGKVIAAIGIAGSSGRLIKERVPDLAAVVLQVAQRAATELILQPRDEAHAP